In Gimesia benthica, a single window of DNA contains:
- a CDS encoding PVC-type heme-binding CxxCH protein yields the protein MARYSLFLLSLILAAPLAAAEEFTLHQFDRLQLGDKFYAEGATFGDLNRDGHQDLISGPYWYAGPDFKTKHEYYPVKEWSINGYSDNFFAFVNDVNKDEWPDIVIIGFPGKEAYWYANPQKQSGHWKRYLAHPVVDNESPTYTDLTGDGEPELVFHTGGQLGYAGPGKDPTKPWSFHAVSPNLKYGRFTHGLGVGDVNGDGKQDILEKNGWWEQPADLQKAGFWTRHPFKFTGAGGSQMYAYDVDGDGDQDVITSKAAHAYGLSWFENVKKDGEITFVEHPIMGSKPEENKYGVVFSQLHAVDLVDMDGDGVKDIVTGKRFWAHQGHDPGAKEPPVNYWFKIVRTPKGVDFLPYQINDKSGVGTQVVAGDVTGNKLPDLVVGNKSGTYLLKHKQVKVDEATWKQAQPKKYVPKKVSVKNELKPGEHFATNADGRRLNLDFETGDLKDWVAEGEAFRSQPVKGDTVKARRRDMVSNHQGQFWVGTYEVLEDVPVGTLSSASINVTHPYATFYVGGGSHDSTRVEIVDRATNKVIAKASGRNNERMHQELVDLTKYQGKEIFIRLVDQHKGGWGHINFDHFRFHDKQPAQLEVADSGALAQEHTQKYDGLPGKKAAEVMSVPDGFSVSLVAAEPDVQQPIAMTIDDRGRLWVAESYAYPSKQPEGKGKDRILIFEDKDADGKFETRKVFQEKLNLVSGLEVGFGGVWVGQAPYLLFIPDKNGDDKPDGEPEILLDGWHYEDTHETLNSFIWGPDGWLYGCHGVFTHSRVGKPGTPDDQRQPINAGIWRYHPTRHEFEVFAHGTSNPWGVDFNDQGQCFLTCCVIPHLFHIVQNARYRRQAGQHFNPYTYDDIKTIAKHRHWTGGQWNQSDRVASDRVGGGHAHAGAMIYLGGSWPKKYHNQLFMNNIHGARLNQDQLAREGSGYIGDFAPDFLYANDRSSQILYLRYGPDGQVYFIDWYDTNQCHHREFQKHDRSNGRIFRVAYNDAKPVKVDLQKLTSAELVKLQLHENDWYVRQSRRILQERGADPEVHAQLAEIAFGNDDVTRRLRGLWALHVTGGLSEAKVMQALKDPSEFMRGWAIQLALETGAPSKQLLETMEALAKQDPSPVVRLYLGSAANRLPLDQRAGILKGLVSHAEDQHDHNLPLLYWYALEPLAPHDMQQAYALAKDAKIPLIESYTLRRIADIGTEEAVAFLVEQLGGAQTADEQKVFLDSINSALRGRRQFPMPTPWKSVGKRLMASQDPVVKSRSLSLAVTFGDPAAMQRLREIVADQKNDLAGRKSALDSLLGVRDPQLVPILIPLLDQKGIRREALRGLAGYPDAAIATAILERYPQYDLNEKRDALNTLASRLNFAEQLVAAVEAGEVPSKDLSAEIIRQLGNLKDKELNAKIGKVWGVVRESAADKKKLIASYKNMIERPHPTPDINLGRAIFAKTCQQCHKLFGTGASIGPELTGSNRANLDYLLSNVVDPSAVMAKDYQPAVIVTESGRIITGIIKKEDKNAVTVATANETVIIPRDEIDEMSLSDKSMMPDNLWKQLSRVEVRSLVKYLASPGQVPMKATPENLKQFFNGQDLTGWSGDSQLWFVENGEIVGRSPGIKRNEFLVSDMLVGDFELKVKVKLTPNAGNSGIQFRSSLQPGGHVKGYQADIGAGWWGKLYEEHGRGLLFKESGEQHVREGDWNEYRVVAVGPRIRTYINGKLCTDLNDPQGPSPAFWRSRFIPAGRWRSALRILNCAWILPGIKADLTQAGLSARGPACVSPFQVDVESPEVRAEGTSVMLDVADTIEV from the coding sequence ATGGCTCGTTACTCCCTGTTCCTGTTATCGCTGATTCTGGCGGCACCGCTGGCTGCTGCAGAGGAGTTCACGCTCCACCAGTTTGACCGTCTGCAGTTGGGTGATAAGTTCTATGCAGAAGGGGCGACCTTCGGCGATCTGAACCGGGACGGTCACCAGGATCTGATTTCCGGACCGTACTGGTACGCGGGGCCAGACTTCAAAACGAAGCACGAGTACTATCCGGTCAAGGAATGGAGCATCAACGGCTATTCCGACAACTTCTTTGCGTTTGTGAATGATGTCAACAAGGATGAGTGGCCCGACATCGTGATCATCGGGTTCCCCGGTAAGGAAGCTTACTGGTATGCGAATCCGCAGAAACAGTCGGGGCACTGGAAGCGGTACCTGGCGCATCCGGTGGTCGATAACGAGTCGCCAACTTATACCGACCTGACGGGAGATGGAGAGCCGGAACTGGTGTTCCACACGGGGGGACAACTTGGCTATGCAGGGCCGGGAAAAGATCCGACGAAGCCCTGGAGCTTTCATGCGGTCTCGCCCAATCTGAAGTATGGTCGCTTTACACACGGGCTGGGTGTGGGGGATGTGAATGGCGACGGAAAGCAGGACATCCTCGAGAAGAATGGCTGGTGGGAACAGCCGGCTGATCTGCAGAAAGCCGGTTTCTGGACACGGCACCCGTTTAAGTTTACTGGTGCGGGCGGTTCTCAGATGTATGCCTACGACGTGGATGGCGACGGGGACCAGGATGTGATCACCAGTAAAGCGGCCCACGCATACGGTCTCTCCTGGTTTGAAAACGTCAAGAAAGATGGCGAGATTACGTTCGTCGAGCATCCGATCATGGGGAGCAAGCCGGAAGAGAACAAGTATGGCGTAGTCTTCTCGCAGCTGCACGCCGTCGATCTGGTAGACATGGATGGTGACGGCGTTAAGGATATTGTAACCGGGAAACGGTTCTGGGCGCATCAGGGGCATGACCCGGGGGCCAAAGAACCGCCGGTCAACTACTGGTTCAAAATTGTGCGGACGCCGAAGGGCGTGGATTTTCTGCCTTACCAGATCAATGACAAGTCGGGAGTGGGGACCCAGGTGGTCGCTGGCGATGTGACGGGGAACAAGCTCCCGGATCTGGTGGTGGGGAATAAGTCGGGTACGTATCTGCTGAAGCATAAACAGGTGAAAGTAGATGAAGCGACCTGGAAGCAGGCACAGCCGAAAAAGTATGTGCCTAAGAAAGTCTCGGTGAAAAATGAGCTCAAGCCGGGCGAGCATTTTGCCACAAATGCTGACGGACGGCGGTTGAATCTCGATTTTGAGACCGGTGATCTGAAAGACTGGGTTGCGGAGGGAGAGGCATTCCGTTCGCAGCCGGTCAAAGGGGATACGGTCAAGGCGCGTCGTCGTGATATGGTGAGCAATCACCAGGGGCAGTTCTGGGTAGGCACTTATGAAGTTCTGGAAGATGTCCCCGTGGGGACACTGTCTTCGGCTTCGATCAATGTGACACATCCTTATGCCACGTTTTATGTCGGTGGCGGGAGTCACGATTCGACGCGGGTCGAAATTGTGGACCGGGCGACGAATAAGGTGATTGCGAAAGCCAGTGGTCGCAACAATGAGCGGATGCACCAGGAGCTGGTAGATCTGACGAAATACCAGGGGAAAGAGATCTTTATTCGGCTGGTGGATCAGCATAAGGGAGGCTGGGGACACATTAACTTCGATCATTTCCGTTTCCACGATAAACAGCCAGCACAACTGGAAGTAGCGGACAGTGGAGCCCTCGCGCAGGAGCATACACAAAAGTATGACGGTCTGCCCGGAAAGAAAGCGGCGGAAGTGATGTCGGTACCGGATGGGTTTTCGGTCTCGCTGGTTGCTGCCGAACCCGATGTGCAGCAGCCGATCGCGATGACGATTGACGATCGCGGGCGTTTGTGGGTGGCGGAATCGTATGCCTATCCCAGCAAGCAGCCGGAGGGAAAAGGGAAAGACCGGATTCTGATTTTCGAAGATAAAGATGCCGACGGTAAATTTGAGACGCGGAAGGTCTTTCAGGAGAAGCTGAACCTGGTGAGCGGTCTGGAAGTCGGCTTTGGCGGCGTGTGGGTGGGGCAGGCGCCGTACCTGCTGTTCATTCCCGATAAGAACGGCGACGATAAGCCAGACGGAGAACCAGAGATTCTGCTGGATGGCTGGCATTACGAAGATACGCACGAAACATTGAACTCGTTCATCTGGGGACCGGACGGCTGGCTCTACGGGTGCCATGGTGTGTTTACGCATTCCCGGGTCGGGAAGCCGGGGACGCCCGATGATCAGCGACAGCCGATCAATGCCGGGATCTGGCGGTATCATCCGACGCGGCACGAGTTCGAAGTCTTTGCGCACGGGACGAGTAACCCGTGGGGTGTGGACTTCAACGATCAGGGGCAGTGCTTTCTGACCTGCTGTGTGATTCCGCACCTGTTTCATATCGTGCAGAACGCGCGTTATCGCAGACAGGCGGGGCAGCACTTCAATCCTTACACTTACGACGACATTAAAACGATTGCCAAACACCGGCACTGGACCGGCGGGCAATGGAACCAGTCGGACCGGGTCGCTTCCGACCGGGTGGGCGGGGGACACGCGCATGCCGGGGCGATGATCTATCTGGGAGGCAGCTGGCCGAAGAAGTATCACAATCAGTTGTTCATGAACAACATTCATGGTGCCCGTTTGAATCAGGATCAGCTGGCCCGCGAAGGGTCGGGATATATTGGCGACTTTGCTCCCGATTTCCTGTATGCGAACGATCGTTCTTCACAGATTCTCTATCTGCGGTACGGTCCGGACGGGCAGGTCTATTTCATTGACTGGTATGACACGAACCAGTGCCATCATCGTGAATTTCAAAAGCACGACCGTTCGAACGGGCGGATTTTTCGCGTGGCATATAACGATGCGAAGCCGGTCAAAGTCGATCTGCAGAAACTGACGAGTGCCGAACTGGTCAAGCTGCAATTGCACGAGAATGACTGGTACGTGCGGCAGTCCCGACGCATTCTGCAGGAGCGGGGTGCCGACCCGGAAGTGCACGCACAACTGGCGGAGATTGCCTTTGGTAATGACGACGTGACGCGTCGCCTGCGAGGACTGTGGGCCCTGCATGTGACAGGCGGACTTTCGGAAGCGAAAGTGATGCAGGCTTTAAAAGACCCGAGCGAATTTATGCGGGGCTGGGCGATTCAGCTAGCGCTGGAAACGGGAGCGCCGTCAAAGCAGTTATTAGAAACAATGGAAGCACTGGCGAAGCAGGATCCTTCACCGGTGGTGCGTCTCTACCTGGGGTCGGCGGCCAACCGGCTACCACTGGATCAGCGGGCGGGAATTCTCAAAGGTCTGGTGAGTCACGCGGAAGATCAGCACGATCATAATCTGCCATTGCTCTACTGGTATGCCCTGGAGCCGCTGGCACCGCATGACATGCAGCAGGCCTATGCCCTGGCGAAAGATGCGAAGATTCCGCTGATCGAGTCATACACATTGCGGCGGATTGCAGATATCGGAACCGAAGAGGCGGTCGCTTTTCTGGTGGAACAACTGGGAGGAGCGCAGACTGCGGATGAGCAGAAAGTCTTTCTGGATTCGATTAACAGCGCATTGCGGGGACGACGCCAGTTTCCGATGCCGACCCCCTGGAAGAGTGTGGGTAAACGGCTGATGGCGAGTCAGGATCCAGTGGTGAAGTCACGTTCTTTGTCGCTGGCGGTGACCTTTGGTGACCCGGCGGCGATGCAGCGGTTGCGGGAAATCGTTGCGGACCAGAAGAACGATCTGGCGGGGCGGAAGTCGGCCCTGGATAGTCTGCTGGGGGTCCGCGATCCGCAACTGGTGCCGATTCTGATTCCGTTGCTGGATCAGAAGGGAATCCGCCGCGAAGCACTGCGGGGGCTGGCCGGTTACCCGGATGCGGCGATCGCGACGGCGATCCTGGAGCGGTATCCTCAGTACGATCTGAATGAAAAGCGGGATGCGCTGAATACACTGGCAAGCCGGTTGAACTTTGCTGAGCAGCTGGTGGCTGCGGTGGAAGCGGGGGAAGTCCCTTCCAAGGATCTGTCTGCGGAAATTATTCGTCAGCTGGGGAATCTTAAAGATAAAGAGCTGAATGCCAAGATCGGCAAGGTGTGGGGCGTTGTCCGTGAGTCAGCTGCGGATAAGAAAAAACTGATCGCCAGCTATAAGAATATGATCGAGCGACCGCATCCGACGCCTGATATCAACCTGGGGCGGGCGATCTTTGCGAAGACCTGTCAACAGTGCCATAAGTTGTTTGGAACAGGAGCCAGCATTGGTCCGGAACTGACCGGTTCGAACCGGGCCAACCTCGATTATCTGCTGTCGAACGTAGTCGATCCGAGTGCGGTGATGGCGAAGGATTATCAGCCGGCAGTGATTGTCACGGAATCAGGGCGGATTATTACCGGAATCATCAAGAAGGAAGATAAGAACGCGGTGACAGTCGCGACGGCGAACGAGACGGTGATCATCCCCCGTGACGAAATTGACGAGATGAGCCTGAGCGACAAATCGATGATGCCCGATAATCTGTGGAAACAGCTCAGTCGGGTGGAGGTACGTTCGCTGGTTAAATATCTGGCGAGCCCCGGGCAGGTGCCGATGAAGGCGACGCCGGAGAATTTGAAGCAGTTCTTTAATGGTCAGGATCTGACCGGCTGGTCGGGGGACAGTCAGCTCTGGTTCGTGGAGAACGGTGAGATTGTAGGCCGTTCGCCGGGGATCAAGCGGAATGAGTTCCTGGTGAGCGACATGCTGGTCGGCGATTTCGAGCTGAAAGTCAAAGTGAAACTCACGCCGAATGCAGGGAACAGCGGGATTCAGTTCCGCAGCAGTCTGCAGCCGGGAGGCCATGTCAAAGGGTACCAGGCCGACATCGGTGCCGGCTGGTGGGGCAAGCTGTATGAAGAACATGGCCGGGGCCTGTTATTCAAGGAGTCCGGCGAGCAGCATGTCCGTGAAGGGGACTGGAATGAATACCGGGTGGTTGCTGTCGGCCCGCGGATTCGGACTTACATCAACGGTAAATTGTGCACGGATCTGAATGATCCCCAGGGGCCAAGTCCGGCATTCTGGCGTTCCAGATTCATTCCGGCGGGCCGATGGAGGTCCGCTTTAAGGATCTTGAATTGCGCCTGGATCCTCCCCGGGATTAAAGCTGACTTAACGCAGGCTGGTCTTTCAGCGAGAGGACCAGCCTGTGTGTCCCCATTTCAGGTTGATGTCGAGTCGCCTGAGGTACGCGCTGAGGGCACCAGTGTGATGCTGGATGTGGCGGATACTATAGAGGTGTAA
- a CDS encoding Gfo/Idh/MocA family protein produces MSEKQMNVAIVGLGFGAEFIPIYQAHPNANMHAICQRSEDHLNEIGDTFGIEKRYTSYDELLADPDVDAVHINTPIPDHAPQSIKALKAGKHVACTVPMATTVAECEEIVKTVKETGLKYMMMETVVYSREFLFIKEMYDKGELGKIQYMQASHPQDMEGWPEYWERMIPMHYATHVVSPVLGMVNGRAEYVSCFGSGTVNDDIAEKSGNKFAVETCHIKIKDSDVAAHIWRFLFDTARQYRESVDVYGTKKSFEWPLIEGENPVLHTAKKPEPEIPERVEVPDYAHLLPPEIQNFTRAIHDADHLSFLQGAGHGGSHPHLVHAFLKSLVEDTDPWPNAPLSANWTSVGILAHESAVAGGEIRKLPEFTLE; encoded by the coding sequence ATGAGTGAGAAACAGATGAATGTCGCGATTGTCGGTCTGGGATTTGGTGCCGAGTTCATTCCCATTTACCAGGCGCATCCGAATGCCAACATGCATGCGATCTGTCAGCGTTCGGAAGATCATCTGAACGAGATCGGCGATACGTTCGGGATTGAGAAACGTTATACCTCTTACGATGAACTGCTGGCGGATCCTGATGTGGATGCCGTTCATATTAACACGCCGATTCCCGATCATGCTCCGCAGTCGATTAAAGCGTTGAAGGCAGGGAAGCACGTGGCGTGTACGGTGCCGATGGCAACGACGGTGGCGGAGTGCGAAGAAATCGTCAAGACGGTCAAAGAGACCGGACTGAAATACATGATGATGGAGACGGTAGTTTACAGCCGCGAGTTTCTCTTCATCAAGGAGATGTACGACAAAGGGGAGCTGGGCAAGATTCAGTACATGCAGGCCAGTCACCCGCAGGACATGGAAGGCTGGCCCGAGTACTGGGAGCGGATGATCCCGATGCACTATGCGACGCACGTGGTGAGTCCGGTACTGGGGATGGTCAACGGTCGGGCCGAGTATGTGAGCTGCTTTGGTTCCGGGACCGTGAACGACGACATCGCGGAAAAGTCGGGCAACAAATTCGCTGTGGAGACGTGTCACATTAAAATCAAGGATTCTGATGTCGCGGCTCACATCTGGCGGTTCCTGTTTGATACCGCGCGGCAGTACCGGGAATCGGTGGACGTGTATGGCACGAAAAAATCATTTGAGTGGCCTCTGATCGAAGGGGAGAACCCGGTGCTGCACACAGCGAAGAAGCCGGAACCCGAAATTCCCGAGCGTGTGGAAGTGCCCGATTACGCGCATCTGCTGCCGCCTGAGATTCAGAATTTCACCCGGGCGATACACGACGCGGACCATCTCTCGTTTCTGCAGGGGGCCGGGCACGGTGGTTCGCATCCGCACCTGGTGCATGCGTTTCTGAAGTCGCTGGTGGAAGATACTGATCCCTGGCCGAACGCCCCGCTGTCTGCGAACTGGACCAGCGTAGGAATTCTGGCACATGAGTCTGCCGTGGCAGGGGGCGAGATCCGCAAGCTGCCCGAGTTCACACTGGAATAA
- a CDS encoding XylR family transcriptional regulator, whose product MKSRPSIALLIESSNSYARGLLRGIMAYIHEHHSWSIYLPEHGRGNVPVNWLNSWHGDGIIARIENTKTAEAVVNSGVPAVDVSAARLAPSLPWVETDDRAIASLAAQHLIERGFEHYAFCGDHRFNWSRWREDHFQNVIQDSGFTCHAYPQTTGRKQAPPWEAEQQRLADWIQQLPKPVGIMACYDIKAQQLLDVCRTVNVSVPEEVAIIGVDNDEILCNLSEPPLSSVIPNTRLTGYEAAALLDRMIAGEPVSSDAHLIKPLGIATRQSTDIQAIDDKLISDAVRFIRQQACEGINVQDVLKSVPLSRRVLESRFQKIIGRSPHEEIMRIRLARVKQLLEETELPLIEIASRTGFRHSEYLNVAFKKQTGTTPGQFRREQKQTR is encoded by the coding sequence ATGAAATCACGCCCCTCAATCGCCCTGCTCATCGAATCATCCAACTCCTATGCCCGCGGACTCTTACGTGGCATCATGGCTTACATTCACGAGCACCACTCCTGGTCGATCTACCTCCCCGAACATGGTCGAGGCAATGTCCCCGTCAACTGGCTCAACAGCTGGCACGGCGACGGCATCATCGCGCGAATTGAAAATACGAAGACCGCTGAAGCCGTCGTGAACTCCGGTGTCCCGGCCGTCGATGTGAGTGCCGCCCGTCTGGCCCCCTCGCTCCCCTGGGTCGAAACCGATGACCGCGCGATCGCCTCTCTGGCCGCGCAGCACCTCATCGAACGCGGCTTCGAGCACTACGCCTTCTGTGGCGATCATCGCTTCAACTGGTCCCGCTGGCGGGAAGACCATTTCCAGAACGTCATCCAGGACTCCGGCTTTACCTGTCACGCCTATCCGCAGACAACCGGCCGCAAACAGGCGCCCCCCTGGGAAGCAGAACAGCAACGCCTGGCCGACTGGATTCAGCAACTCCCCAAACCAGTCGGCATCATGGCCTGTTACGACATTAAAGCGCAGCAACTGCTCGATGTCTGCCGTACAGTCAACGTCTCTGTCCCCGAAGAAGTCGCCATCATCGGCGTGGACAATGACGAAATTCTCTGTAACCTCTCCGAGCCTCCCCTCTCCAGTGTGATCCCCAACACGCGTCTCACCGGCTACGAAGCAGCCGCCCTGCTCGATCGCATGATCGCCGGCGAACCGGTCTCTTCAGACGCCCATCTCATCAAGCCCCTGGGAATTGCCACGCGCCAGTCCACCGATATCCAGGCCATCGACGACAAACTGATCTCCGACGCCGTCCGTTTCATCCGTCAGCAGGCCTGCGAAGGCATTAACGTGCAGGACGTTTTAAAGTCGGTCCCCCTCTCCCGGCGGGTCCTCGAAAGCCGCTTCCAGAAAATCATCGGCCGCTCACCACACGAAGAGATCATGCGCATCCGCCTCGCTCGCGTGAAACAACTGCTCGAAGAAACCGAACTCCCGCTGATTGAAATCGCCAGCCGCACCGGCTTTCGCCACTCCGAATATCTGAACGTCGCCTTCAAAAAACAGACCGGCACCACCCCCGGCCAGTTCCGCCGCGAACAAAAACAGACGCGTTGA
- a CDS encoding acyltransferase family protein translates to MTDTAPAATADKNRKRIVSLDQFRGYTVAGMFLVNYMGFFILCPVVLKHHNTYCSYADTIMPHFLFAVGFAYRLTFGRRIQTQGAVSAYLRVVRRLLGLVLVSLIIYRVSPVAKSWSELQSIGVWGAIADPLKRNWFQTLMHIAVTSLWITPVIRARASVRIVYMLFSAAAHVVLSYYFYFTWVNSPPNGIDGGPLGFLTWTIPAIIGTLACDWVVEAEGLPRIKPILFWSCVLMLSGWIISCGTRLYDVPAIDQSMAGNQDLKLAIHPVIPTEAQFKAKEGEPFSAYLAEPPFVKPPEQDQRKWNYWMMSQRAGTLSYLVFSAGLSLFVYLLFHLACDRGNLNIPLFRTLGTNALAAYILHDLVMESIKPFATKDAPWWYAWGSFLLFFWITWLIVRHLEKNQIHLKL, encoded by the coding sequence ATGACAGACACCGCCCCGGCTGCGACCGCTGACAAGAACCGGAAACGCATCGTCTCCCTCGACCAGTTCCGGGGCTACACTGTAGCGGGCATGTTCCTTGTGAACTACATGGGCTTCTTCATCCTTTGCCCGGTCGTGCTCAAGCATCACAATACTTACTGCAGCTACGCCGACACGATCATGCCCCACTTTCTTTTCGCGGTCGGCTTTGCTTATCGGCTGACCTTCGGCAGACGGATACAGACCCAGGGCGCCGTCTCAGCTTACCTGCGCGTAGTCAGACGCCTGCTGGGACTGGTACTGGTCTCACTGATCATCTACCGCGTCTCACCGGTCGCGAAAAGCTGGAGCGAGCTGCAGTCGATCGGCGTCTGGGGTGCCATTGCCGATCCACTCAAACGCAACTGGTTCCAGACGCTGATGCACATCGCCGTCACCTCGCTCTGGATCACTCCCGTTATCCGCGCCCGGGCCTCCGTGCGGATCGTCTACATGCTCTTTTCCGCCGCCGCGCACGTGGTGCTCTCGTACTACTTTTATTTCACCTGGGTCAACTCGCCCCCTAACGGCATCGACGGCGGACCGCTGGGCTTTCTGACCTGGACCATCCCCGCCATCATCGGCACGCTCGCCTGCGACTGGGTCGTGGAAGCAGAAGGCTTGCCCCGCATCAAACCCATTCTGTTCTGGTCGTGTGTGTTGATGCTTTCAGGCTGGATCATCTCCTGTGGAACCCGTCTCTATGATGTGCCCGCAATAGATCAATCCATGGCAGGCAACCAGGATCTGAAACTGGCTATCCATCCGGTCATTCCTACGGAAGCGCAATTCAAAGCCAAAGAGGGAGAGCCATTTTCCGCTTATCTGGCGGAACCTCCGTTTGTCAAACCGCCGGAGCAGGATCAGCGAAAATGGAACTACTGGATGATGAGTCAACGGGCGGGAACGCTCTCATACCTCGTCTTCTCAGCAGGACTGTCGCTGTTCGTCTACCTGCTGTTTCACCTCGCCTGCGATCGGGGCAACCTGAATATCCCCCTGTTCCGCACGCTGGGAACCAACGCTCTCGCCGCCTACATCCTGCATGACCTCGTCATGGAATCCATCAAGCCCTTCGCGACGAAAGACGCTCCCTGGTGGTACGCCTGGGGCAGTTTCCTGCTCTTCTTCTGGATCACCTGGCTGATTGTCCGGCATCTGGAGAAGAACCAGATCCACCTCAAACTCTGA
- a CDS encoding methyl-accepting chemotaxis protein, with protein MLKLEAAAQSTGEERSTSPLTHEERAELEHYRRWVKQLADVCESAAAGNLEVRLLHIDADGDLGRALVSVNGLLDYTDAFVRESKASLNAAAHGKFFRKVLLKGMRGTFRHASEVINEAGQKMKYQAEELQRTENRRLEMADEFEQEVQGISTIVSAAATQLHATVQSLKSVTERAILETNMAVESIDQTAQNVDVVADSTVQLNHSIQQIDDRVKQSTEVVQQAVNESEHAREFMSGLVEATNDIGSFAKMIADIAKQTNLLALNATIEAARAGEAGAGFAVVASEVKNLAQDTARATNHITEHIRQIQEVVHDAVTNIATVSSTIRKVDEISESISTSISEQSQAIATIHQNVKDAAGKTVSTSETVKRVSSTASETFLSTSDLVSAANDIARQSESLNAAVNQFLMTIRSK; from the coding sequence ATGCTGAAACTGGAAGCAGCCGCGCAGTCGACTGGAGAAGAACGTTCCACGTCTCCTCTCACGCATGAGGAACGTGCGGAACTGGAACATTATCGCCGCTGGGTCAAACAGCTGGCGGATGTCTGCGAGTCTGCAGCAGCTGGGAATCTGGAAGTTCGCCTGCTGCATATCGATGCGGACGGTGATCTGGGACGCGCGCTGGTTTCGGTCAATGGACTACTGGATTACACGGACGCGTTTGTACGCGAATCCAAGGCTTCATTGAATGCCGCCGCTCATGGGAAATTCTTCCGCAAGGTATTGCTGAAAGGTATGCGGGGTACTTTCCGGCATGCTTCTGAAGTGATCAACGAAGCGGGACAAAAGATGAAATACCAGGCAGAGGAACTGCAACGGACTGAAAACAGACGTCTGGAGATGGCGGATGAATTCGAGCAGGAAGTGCAGGGGATTTCAACGATTGTTTCCGCAGCCGCCACACAGCTGCACGCCACGGTTCAATCTTTGAAATCCGTGACCGAACGGGCGATTCTCGAAACGAATATGGCCGTCGAATCGATTGACCAGACCGCACAGAATGTCGATGTGGTGGCGGATTCGACGGTGCAGTTGAATCATTCGATCCAGCAGATCGATGACCGGGTCAAACAGTCTACAGAGGTGGTGCAGCAGGCGGTCAATGAGAGCGAGCATGCCCGTGAGTTCATGTCTGGGCTGGTGGAGGCGACGAATGACATCGGTTCCTTCGCCAAGATGATTGCTGATATCGCGAAGCAGACGAATCTGCTGGCATTGAATGCGACGATCGAAGCGGCGCGTGCCGGCGAGGCGGGAGCGGGGTTTGCGGTCGTGGCTTCTGAAGTGAAAAACCTGGCACAGGATACCGCGCGGGCCACCAATCATATTACCGAGCACATTCGCCAGATCCAGGAAGTAGTGCATGACGCGGTGACGAATATTGCGACCGTGAGCAGTACGATCCGTAAAGTAGACGAGATCAGCGAATCGATTTCGACGTCGATTTCTGAGCAGAGCCAGGCGATTGCGACGATTCATCAAAACGTCAAAGACGCCGCTGGCAAAACGGTTTCGACATCGGAGACCGTCAAGCGTGTTTCTTCCACGGCTTCGGAGACCTTTCTCTCCACGAGTGACCTGGTTAGTGCTGCCAACGATATTGCCCGACAGTCTGAGAGTCTGAATGCGGCCGTCAACCAGTTCCTGATGACGATCCGATCGAAATAA
- a CDS encoding PAS domain-containing protein, producing the protein MERPIPTGQERTFADHEIIVSKTDLKGHITYANQTFIEISGYTEEELLGQPHNLIRHPDMPRCVFKLLWDTIQAGEEIFAYVVNLCKNGDHYWVLAHVTPTWNLSGQISGYHSSRRVPERKALEKVIPLYRSLKRIEGASSDWRTGMQNATVELLSQLDAVGMEYDEYVFAL; encoded by the coding sequence ATGGAACGCCCGATTCCAACCGGTCAGGAACGCACATTTGCAGATCATGAGATTATCGTCAGCAAGACGGACCTCAAAGGACACATTACTTACGCGAATCAGACCTTTATCGAGATCTCCGGTTACACCGAGGAAGAACTGCTGGGGCAGCCTCACAATCTAATCCGTCATCCGGATATGCCGCGCTGTGTGTTCAAGCTGTTGTGGGATACGATTCAGGCGGGTGAGGAGATCTTTGCCTATGTCGTCAATCTTTGTAAGAACGGCGACCATTACTGGGTGCTGGCCCATGTTACTCCTACGTGGAATCTGTCCGGCCAGATCAGTGGCTATCATTCCAGTCGCCGCGTACCCGAGCGTAAGGCACTGGAGAAAGTGATTCCCCTTTACCGGTCGTTGAAGCGGATTGAAGGCGCCAGCTCTGACTGGCGAACCGGGATGCAGAATGCAACTGTGGAACTGCTGTCTCAACTGGATGCAGTCGGGATGGAATACGATGAGTATGTCTTTGCCCTGTAA